The Streptomyces sp. B3I8 nucleotide sequence GAGGTCTTCACCGGCCTCGACCGGTCCGGCCGGGAGGCTGCCCGCCGGGTGCTGCTGCGTCTGGTGCACGTCCGCGAGGGGGAGGCGGCCACCCGCAGGGCCGTCGCCCCGGACCGGCTGCTCGCCGGGATGCGGGAGCGGTCCGCGGCGGCGGCCGCGCTGGACGCCTTCGTCCGCGCCAGGTTGGTGACGGCCGGGGAGTCCGCGGTGGGGATCACCCACGAGGTGCTGCTGCGCGCCTGGCCCCGGATGCGGGAGTGGATCGACGCCGACCGTGCCGGGCTGCTGCTGCGTCAGCAGCTCGCGGACGCGGCGGCGGCCTGGGTGCGTGCCGGGCGGGATCCGGAGCTGCTCTACCGGGGCAACCGCCTGGCGGCGGCCGGGGAGTGGGCGGGCGCGTGGGGCGACCACGATCCGCCGGGGCCGGTGGAGGAGGAGTTCCTGTCGGCGAGCCGCGGGGCGGAGCACGGCATGCGGCTGACCTCGTTGCGCCGGGCCCGCACCCAGCGTCGGCTGCTGGCGACGCTCGCGGTGCTGCTGGCTTTGGCGGTGGGCGCGGGCGCCCTCGCCTTCCACCAGCGGTCGCGGGCGTTGCGGGAGCGGCGGGTGGCGCAGTCGCAGGCGCTCGCGGTGCGCTCGCTGGCGATGGCGGCCGGGCGGCCGGAGGCGTCGATGCTGATGGCGGCCCGGGCGTACCGGACCGCGCCGACGGTGCAGGCGCGCGGCGCCCTGCTCAGTACGCAGTCGGGAGCCTTCGCCGGCCGGCTGTCCGGGCACACCGGGCCGGTGGACGGGGTGGCCTTCTCCCCCGACGGACGGCTGCTGGCGACCGCCGGCGCCGATTCGACCGTACGGCTGTGGGACGGCCCGGGGCTGCGGTCGCCGGTGGCGACGCTCACCGGGTACGGCGCTCCCCTGCTGTCCGTGGCGTTCGCCCCGGACGGCCGGATGCTGGCGGCGGCCGGCGGGGACGGCACGGTACGGCTGTGGCGGCTGCCGGAGCGCCGGGCGGCGGGGGTGCTGTACGGGCACGCAGGCGCGGTGCGCTCCGTCGCCTTCTCCCCGGACGGCGCCACCCTGGTGTCGGGCGGCGCGGACGGGACCGTACGACTGTGGGACGCACGGACGCGGAAACAGCGGGCGGTGCTGAGGGGGCACACGGACGCCGTGCACGCGGTGGCGTTCGCGCCGGACGGGCGGCGGGTGGTGTCCGGTTCGGCCGATCGCACCGTACGGCTGTGGCGGGTGCGGGGCGGCCGGTCCACCGTGCTGCGGGGCCACGCCGACGCGGTGCTCGGGGTGGCGTTCGCGCCGGACGGGCGCAGCGTGGCGTCGGGCGGGGCCGACCGGACGGTGCGGATCTGGGACGTCACCGGCCCCGCCGGCCGGGGGGTCCACGGCGAGGAGACGGTGCTGCGGGGGCACAGCGACGACGTGAACGCGGTCGCCTACACCCGGGACGGCACCGCCGTGGTCAGCGTCAGCGGCGACGGCACGGCGAAGGTGTGGGACACCGCCGGGCACCGTGTCACCGAGACCCTCGCGGGCCACACCGACTATGTGCTGGCGCTGGCGGTCGGCCCGGGGAACCGCCTGGTCACCGGCAGCTTCGACCGGTCGGCGGTGCTGTGGGACCCCGGGCGCGGGGCGTGGACGGCGCGTCCGTTCACCGAGCTGTGGGAGTCGGCGTTCGCTCCGGACGGCCGGCTCCTGGCGGCTGCGGGCGCGGACGGCACCGTACGGCTGTGGCACGGACACGGGGTCCGGCACCTGCATGGGCACCGGCGCCGGTCCGCCGGGGTGCTGCGGGGGCACCGGGGCGCGGTGTTCACGGTGGCGTTCTCCCCCGACGGTCGGCTGCTGGCCTCCGCGGGCGCGGACCGCACGGTACGGCTGTGGGACCCGGCCCGGCGCCGTCCGCTCGCCACGCTGCGCGGCCACGCCGGCTCGGTGTTCGCCGTGGCCTTCTCGCCGGACGGGCGCGTTCTGGCGTCGGCGAGCGCGGACCGGACGGTGAAGCTGTGGGACGTCCGCCGGCACCGTGAGCTGGCCACGCTCGCCGCGCACCAGGACTTCGTCAACGCGGTGGCGTTCAGTCCGGACGGGCGGACGCTCGCCTCCGGGAGCGACGATCTGACCGTACGGCTGTGGGACGTCGCCTCGCGTGCGCCGCGGGCCTTGCTGCGCGGGCACCGAGGGGCCGTCCGGAGCGTGTCCTTCGCGCCCGACGGGCGGCGCCTGGCGAGCAGCGGCAACGACGGCACGGTCCGGGTGTGGGACACCGGGGCGGGCCGCCCGCTGGCGACCCTGACCGGGCACACCGGTGCCGTGCGCGCCGTGGCCTTCTCCCCGGACGGCGCCGCCCTGGCCTCCGGCGGGATCGACGGCACGCTGCGGCTGTGGGACGCCGTCCGGTACCGGCCGGGGCCGGTGCTCACCGGACGGGGCGGGGCGGTGTGGGGGGTGACGTTCGCCCCGGGCGGGAAACGGCCGGTGAGCTGCGGCACCGACGGCGCCGTCCGCCGGTGGTCCCTCGACCCGGGAGCGCGCGCGGCGACGATCCGGGCCCTCGTCGGCGCCCCGCGGCCCGCGGGTTTCCCGCGGGTTTCCCGTTTCCCGTCGCGGTGGGCGACCCGTGATCCCTCGACAGCCGGCCCGGCGGCGCCCCAGTCTCGAGATGCCGCCGGTCGGGTCACCGCCGGTACGTCACCGGTACGCCACCGGTGACGACCGACCGCCGCGGACCACGACCGACCAGGTCCGGCCGCGGCCGGCCCGGCGGAACACCGACGACATCCACGACGCTCACGGCCACCGTGAGCGCGGGGAACAAGGAACGGGGAACGGGGAACAGAACATGACAACACGTGAGGTACTCGCGGTGGTGCGGGCGAAGGTGTCGCTGCCGCGCAGAGCGGCCGCCGTGGCGGCTGCGGCGCTCACCCTGTGGGGCGCCGCCCTGACGGCACCGGCGGCCGGGGCGACGGCCCCCGAGGCCCCGGCGCGGGCGGCGGCCGACTGCGTCGTGCTCTCCCCCGGCGCCTCCGCCGCCGCGCAGGCCGCCGTACGGGCCGCCTGCGAGCAGATCGGCGTCTGGTACACGTGGGGCGGGGGACACGGGGCGCAGCCGGGACCGACGTACGGCCAGGTCGACCCGAGCGACCCGGCCAGCGCCCACGACCCGGAGCGGCGCGGCTTCGACTGCTCGGGCCTGGTCCGCTACGCCTACGCCCGCGCCCTCGGCGGGGACCCGCTGAACGGCAACTCGTACCACCAGTTCCACTCCTCCCGGGTGACACAGCGGTTCACCGCGGGGCAGGGCACGGCGCCGCTGCTCCCGGGCGACCTGCTGGCCTGGGGTTCGGGCGGCTCGATCCACCACATCGCGATCTACCTGGGCGCCGGGAAGATGGTCGAGGCCCGGCAGTCCGGCACCCACGTCATGGTCAGCGCCGTACGGCTCGGAGGGGACTACGCCGGTGCCGTCCGCATCGGCACGGGATCGGCGCCCTCGGGCACCGTCAGCACCTGGGGCACGGGGGTGTGGACCCACGCCGAGGCGTCGACGACCAGTGCGCGGGTGCACCGGTTCGACGGGCCGACCATGGTGCGCGTCGAGTGCCAGAAGCACGCCCAGACCGTGACGGCGGACGGCTACACCAACGACGCCTGGTCCTACCTGCCCGAGTACCGCGCGTGGATCACCAACATCTACCTCAAGGGCCCCGCCTGGCTGGACGGCGTGCCCACCTGCCGCTGACGGCGGCACGGCCGCCCTCACCTCTTCACTACCGGCTCCACTCTCACTCCCAGCCTCACCCTCACCCGGCTCCGTGCGGAGCCACATCTCAGGAGGAAGCATGTCCGCGTTCAAGAAGATCGCCCTGGCCCTCGCCGGCACCGCCCTGTTCGGCGGCCTGACCGTCGCCGCGCCCGCCGAGGCCACGCCGACCGGCCACGCCGCCAAGACCACGCACGCCGCGGCGGCCGCCGAGTGCGGGGTGCGCTCCGACGGCAAGTTGTGGTGCGGCAACCGGGTCGGCGCCAAGGGGTACGAGCACCGCTCCTACGGCAGCGGCGTGCGGGGCACGCTGACCACGGGCTTCAGCTGGTTCCAGTGCTGGGGCCCCGGTGACACCCACCTCGGCGGCAACAACGTCTGGTACTGGACGAAGCTGGACAACGGCCAGTGGGGCAACGTCCCGGCGGTCGACGTGCACACCTCGGTCGACCCGGCGCCCGGTCTGCGCCAGTGCTGACCGGGGGGCCGGACGGTGACGGCCGACCGGGAAAGGGGACGGACGGTCACCGGACAGTGACGACCAGTAGCGAAAGGTAATGCCGGAACGGCCGTGCCGCATCCCGCCTCCCGCGGAGTGCGGCACGGCCGTTCCGGTCAGTGGCGCAGGTACCGGGTCAGCCGCTCCAGCAGCTGCGCGGCCTCCTGCAGGCTCTGCGCGGTCTCCGAGAAGTCCCCGGCGAGCAGCTCTTCGCCCTCCCCGCCCTGCCCGTCCGTCCTGCCCGGTGCGGCTCCGGTGGCGGGCGCGGGGACGTTCGTGCCGCGGTACCCCACCGGTTCGGCGCCCGGGGCCTGCCGGTAGCCGATGAACGCGAAGGTTTCGGGCGCCGGGGCCGCCTCACCGCCGTCGAAGAACCGCACGGCGCTGAGCTGGGTCAGATGGTCACCGCAGTTGTCACTGATGTTCAGACGGTAGTGCTGGAAGGCGCCGGTGGTCGCGAGGCAGTACTCCTTGGTCTCGAACCGTCGCCGGAAGTGCTCGTCCTGGCGGATGTCCAGCGTCATCCAGGTCCGCCCGTCGTGCGAGCCCTCCAGGGTCCAGTCCGAGGGATCACGCTCGGTGAAGTCGTTGGCCGAGGTCAGGCTGTAGGAGCTGACCCTGACGGGGGCCCCGAAGACGAAGATCACCTCCGGGTCGCTCTCCTGGGCGAGCCACTTGGTACGCGCGGTGCCCAACAGGTTGGCGGCGACCTCGCCGGCCGCCGTGAACTCGTCGCTGGCCTGCAGCTCGCGCACCCGGTCCGTGATGTCACGACGCTCGCCGCCGGTCGCTCCCGCGCTGCCGGTGGCCTCGGTGACCAGGGAGAGCGAGGTCGCCCCGCCGCTGCGGCCGCTCCAGGTCACGCGCTCCAGCGGGGCGCCGTCGTCGAGCAGCAGGCCCAGCCGGCCGGCCGGACGCCACACCCCGTTGTGATCCTCCTCGGTGACGAAGTGCCGTACCCGGGCCGCGACCGGGCCGTCCGGGCGGGGCTGCTGCTCGGTGAGCGTGCCGCGGACCTCGCCGAG carries:
- a CDS encoding alpha-1,2-mannosidase, whose product is MAPAFAVFADFGSRPAGLSNAVVRHHRCAVASSYVVVTAGGHLAVDFVVPDHEDTAEAVLRLETLGTTAPVDVVLNGETVAKEFRLPEADTPDALCEYVLSVPGTALLPGVNVLHIRNADGGGGVLRLRSLALDPVEAAERTRRARAARGGGASVRTYATERRPLGAPVWQPGPPLLVHLDQGESLADPAGQEPPTRLAWRGTDGIESSVAFRTDLSGFHGHVRGADGSLGEVRGTLTEQQPRPDGPVAARVRHFVTEEDHNGVWRPAGRLGLLLDDGAPLERVTWSGRSGGATSLSLVTEATGSAGATGGERRDITDRVRELQASDEFTAAGEVAANLLGTARTKWLAQESDPEVIFVFGAPVRVSSYSLTSANDFTERDPSDWTLEGSHDGRTWMTLDIRQDEHFRRRFETKEYCLATTGAFQHYRLNISDNCGDHLTQLSAVRFFDGGEAAPAPETFAFIGYRQAPGAEPVGYRGTNVPAPATGAAPGRTDGQGGEGEELLAGDFSETAQSLQEAAQLLERLTRYLRH
- a CDS encoding helix-turn-helix domain-containing protein → MGEARNLSPEGAPDGTPDGTADRAGGARGTGGGFGAALRRARAERGLSLSALARLVHYSKGYLSKIETGGKPPTADLARRCDEALRAGGALSRLVPGVPRARSPEQSSAGCPYRGLAAFGPEDADWFFGRERATAALLQRLGRQSGRGPLAVVAPSGAGKSSLLRAGLVPALSRTGTPEAPAPHVVVCTPTARPLEQLHALLGTREREPDRLAPSVPFVLVVDQFEELFTLCRDDDERRAYLRELTALCTGPAAPARVVLGLRADFSGHCLTRPELAGVFTGGLFVLGPMTSAELRAAVTRPAERAGLLLEPGLLELLARDAGAEGGAEDGTAVAAGALPLLSHALLATWEARSGRTLTVAGYAATGGLHGAVARTAEEVFTGLDRSGREAARRVLLRLVHVREGEAATRRAVAPDRLLAGMRERSAAAAALDAFVRARLVTAGESAVGITHEVLLRAWPRMREWIDADRAGLLLRQQLADAAAAWVRAGRDPELLYRGNRLAAAGEWAGAWGDHDPPGPVEEEFLSASRGAEHGMRLTSLRRARTQRRLLATLAVLLALAVGAGALAFHQRSRALRERRVAQSQALAVRSLAMAAGRPEASMLMAARAYRTAPTVQARGALLSTQSGAFAGRLSGHTGPVDGVAFSPDGRLLATAGADSTVRLWDGPGLRSPVATLTGYGAPLLSVAFAPDGRMLAAAGGDGTVRLWRLPERRAAGVLYGHAGAVRSVAFSPDGATLVSGGADGTVRLWDARTRKQRAVLRGHTDAVHAVAFAPDGRRVVSGSADRTVRLWRVRGGRSTVLRGHADAVLGVAFAPDGRSVASGGADRTVRIWDVTGPAGRGVHGEETVLRGHSDDVNAVAYTRDGTAVVSVSGDGTAKVWDTAGHRVTETLAGHTDYVLALAVGPGNRLVTGSFDRSAVLWDPGRGAWTARPFTELWESAFAPDGRLLAAAGADGTVRLWHGHGVRHLHGHRRRSAGVLRGHRGAVFTVAFSPDGRLLASAGADRTVRLWDPARRRPLATLRGHAGSVFAVAFSPDGRVLASASADRTVKLWDVRRHRELATLAAHQDFVNAVAFSPDGRTLASGSDDLTVRLWDVASRAPRALLRGHRGAVRSVSFAPDGRRLASSGNDGTVRVWDTGAGRPLATLTGHTGAVRAVAFSPDGAALASGGIDGTLRLWDAVRYRPGPVLTGRGGAVWGVTFAPGGKRPVSCGTDGAVRRWSLDPGARAATIRALVGAPRPAGFPRVSRFPSRWATRDPSTAGPAAPQSRDAAGRVTAGTSPVRHR
- a CDS encoding C40 family peptidase, translated to MTTREVLAVVRAKVSLPRRAAAVAAAALTLWGAALTAPAAGATAPEAPARAAADCVVLSPGASAAAQAAVRAACEQIGVWYTWGGGHGAQPGPTYGQVDPSDPASAHDPERRGFDCSGLVRYAYARALGGDPLNGNSYHQFHSSRVTQRFTAGQGTAPLLPGDLLAWGSGGSIHHIAIYLGAGKMVEARQSGTHVMVSAVRLGGDYAGAVRIGTGSAPSGTVSTWGTGVWTHAEASTTSARVHRFDGPTMVRVECQKHAQTVTADGYTNDAWSYLPEYRAWITNIYLKGPAWLDGVPTCR